The Podospora pseudoanserina strain CBS 124.78 chromosome 7 map unlocalized CBS124.78p_7, whole genome shotgun sequence region ACGTCAAATGAACCTTGTGGGGTTGGCAGCGCCAACTGCACCAGACGCTTTGCAACGAACCACCCTTCCAGCCGCCCCCAAACGCCATCTATGCTATTCTATGGTCTATACAATTCGATTCCCACTTTCCGGCCACCCGTATCTACCGCCCTGTTCTCGGAATTTGGCCTATGAGTCTCGGCCAAGGcgctcctcgtcatcgtcccgAAGTTCATACGCTGGCCGGAATTTAGATGCGCCTTCGTCTACAGCCAAGGCGGGATTCGGACGGGTATCAGTGACGCCGCCAAGGGACGTGAAGCCACGGTTGTAAAGATCGCAAAATGGGATATCAAGATGGCGGATAAACTTGATCAATGGTTGTTAGCGTCACTCGTCTGGTGTGCAGGTGACGACGTGCTGAACTTACTGCCCAGATTTCAACATAATGCCAGTCGATCACAGGATGAATGCGCATAAACTGCGGCCAGCCCGCATCAGTGGGGTTGAAGTGCGAGAGAAACTCCCCATGGGGGTCGGTCCGTCTTGTCCCGAGAAATATGGCTCTGATCGCGGGACGGTCCAGTAGATATGCTTCGAGCGCGGGCCGCATTGGTAGCGCATACCGTTTCAGGTCGAGATTGTACTCCTGCGCCGTTCTCTCCACAaactcctcgacctcggtAAACGGATGACGAGAAACAATGTATATTGACTGGAGGGACTTGTTTGTGTGGAAGCTGTGAGCCGATTCAACGGGTTCCGACGTCGGCGGTTGTGATGGCAGAGTCGGAATCTCGGACGGGGCTGCGACAACACTCCCAGAGGAAGTCGGCGGGCTGGTGCAAGTTGGCAAGCAAGCCAAGATTAAAATCAGAAGCACCAGGCAGTCCTTGCCGCCGTTgtacgagagagagaggtgatcGAGCCTACACGGTTGCATCCAAAGACAGGTCAGCGTCATGTCGCAAATGCAGCACATCACAAACGGCACGGCCCCCGCCTCACCCCGGGCAAGAAATGACGCAGCACCTACCCATATTGGCGCAGCGCCTCCTCGATCACGCCAATGGACACCCGAATCTGGCTCTGCACATTGCGCAAGACattgtcgttggtgatgtccTCGGTAAGGAAGGCATCGATCTTGCCCCGCAGCTCGTAGCAGATATCTGGCAGGGCGCGCTGCGGCGGTTGCGCGACGGGCGCGGGTTCACCTTGCTTCGCAACTCCGTTGGTTCTCGGGATGGCCTGGGAAGCGACGGCGTTGTCGTGTAtcatggcggtggtgttgttgctggcgaaTGAGCAAGACATGGCTGGTAAAGTGAAAGTTGGCCCCTGCCAACCTCTGTCAGATGCCAGACCCAACTTCGATGGCCGCCCACCCCCAGCCCAGACATCATGGCATTCTAGAGTAGGTTGGTGGACAGGGGTAAGCGCGGGGCGGCAGACCGAAGTTGGCCCGACCGCCCGTTCTCCGTCAGCCGCCCTAACCGTAATTACACGCGCTGTTACGGATCGCTCATTTGGCTGCCGATGCACTAACAGAGGCTGCCGCGGCATCGCAGCAAGGTCAGGGGCCACTAACAAAAACATATCCACCCACTCGGACTGGTCAAGCTCCAGCGAAGAGTTCCACATGAGATGGCTCCAAAACGTCGAGCTGGACACGCATTCATGCCACCATGACCATGACGGCAAAGGACAAACGCATTGCCAGCAGACTCGAGTGCCTTCCCTCGGAACTCATCGAGCCTATCCTGGCCAACCTGACATTCCGAGATATCATTGCACTGTCGATATGTGCCGAAGACAACTGCCAACTGGCCAACGCTCCTGTCATCAGCCCAGCATGGAAGGACATCTGGCCTGTGTATGTGGCTCGGAGATCCGAGTTTCAGACAATCATGTCTCTAATAGTACCCTTGGGCGGCGGGAGCTGGTTAGCTTGATTTCCATTTCTCTCTGCTGTTATTTTTCCACTGTTGCTGATGGAAAATAGGCATGATCCTACAGATGGCGAGCTAGATCTGACTCCGGATATGTTTCGTCGAAGAATGGTACGTGGAAAAGAACTCTATTGTCATTCTTTGCCAGGAACTTTCACTGGAAGAAATAGCGGCGATAGTACCTTGGCTTACCAGTGAACCATTCCCGGATGCCGATGAACTGCGCCGCGAGCTCTACACAGAGATGAAAATGCTGAGATGCGCCTGTAGAGTGGACCCTGGGTCATATTCAACACCACTCGCAACCAAAGGCCAGCAACGTGTTTTTACACGGCCCGGGTGCCGTCATAAGCATACCAACCGACCGATACCGGGAAGATCGCTCCCACAAATAAGGCCTTCATGGATGGATATTCGGCTGATCAAACACGGCTCAACGCAGTTAAGGTCCAGCAACTCGTGGCATTGGCCGCTCAATACTCTCGCCACTACACCCGACTCAGGATGTCATTGGCACCGCAATCTCCACGCCAGAACATTAGCCACATTCCACAGCAGCTGCGAGTGGTTGCCGAGTTCATACCTAGGATTCTAGATCTTGATCGTCGCCGTGAGCCAAAAACATCCAAACATGGCCACTGTCGGTTTCGTTACTCGCATGCTTGTCTCATACCTTATGATTGGCGTCTCCGCCTCTGGACCAGGGTTGTAGAAGCCTACCCTTCCTTGCTGGACATCACAGAGAAACCAAGCCCCATCGTTCTTACAATCCAACCTCC contains the following coding sequences:
- the FAD1 gene encoding 3'-phosphoadenosine 5'-phosphosulfate sulfotransferase (EggNog:ENOG503NYKZ; COG:E; COG:H) produces the protein MWNSSLELDQSEWVDMFLLVAPDLAAMPRQPLLVHRQPNERSVTARVITVRAADGERAVGPTSVCRPALTPVHQPTLECHDVWAGGGRPSKLGLASDRGWQGPTFTLPAMSCSFASNNTTAMIHDNAVASQAIPRTNGVAKQGEPAPVAQPPQRALPDICYELRGKIDAFLTEDITNDNVLRNVQSQIRVSIGVIEEALRQYGLDHLSLSYNGGKDCLVLLILILACLPTCTSPPTSSGSVVAAPSEIPTLPSQPPTSEPVESAHSFHTNKSLQSIYIVSRHPFTEVEEFVERTAQEYNLDLKRYALPMRPALEAYLLDRPAIRAIFLGTRRTDPHGEFLSHFNPTDAGWPQFMRIHPVIDWHYVEIWAFIRHLDIPFCDLYNRGFTSLGGVTDTRPNPALAVDEGASKFRPAYELRDDDEERLGRDS